A window from Zonotrichia albicollis isolate bZonAlb1 chromosome 8, bZonAlb1.hap1, whole genome shotgun sequence encodes these proteins:
- the AK4 gene encoding adenylate kinase 4, mitochondrial, producing MASKLLRAVVLGPPGSGKGTVCERIARSFGLQHLSSGQFLRESLGGGGEAGALAQQYLDRGLLVPDHVITRVMMAELEKRREQHWLLDGFPRTLGQAQALDGICQLDLVISLNIPFETLKDRLSARWVHPGSGRVYNMDFNPPHSQGVDDLTGEPLVQRDEDRPEAVAARLRKYKDAAKPVIELYKSRGILHSFSGTETNKIWPYVYSLLSSRIPPILSEEEH from the exons ATGGCCTCCAAGCTGCTGCGGGCCGTGGTGCTCGGCCCGCCCGGCTCGGGCAAGGGCACGGTGTGCGAGAGGATCGCCCGCAGCTTCGGGCTCCAGCACCTCTCCAGCGGGCAGTTCCTGCGGGAGAGcctcggcggcggcggcg AAGctggagccctggcccagcagtACCTGGACAGAGGGCTGCTGGTGCCTGACCACGTCATCACCCGTGTGATGATGGCCGAGCTGGAGAAGCGGcgggagcagcactggctgctcgATG GTTTCCCTCGGACGCTGGGGCAGGCGCAGGCTCTGGATGGGATCTGCCAGCTGGACCTGGTGATCAGCCTCAACATCCCCTTCGAGACGCTGAAGGATCGGCTGAGCGCCCGCTGGGTGCACCCGGGCAGTGGCCGGGTCTACAACATGGACTTCAACCCtccccacagccag gGTGTGGATGACCTGACGGGAGAGCCGCTGGTGCAGCGCGATGAGGACAGGCCCGAGGCCGTGGCCGCTCGCCTCAGGAAGTACAAAGATGCTGCCAAGCCCGTGATAGAGCTCTACAA GAGCAGGGGCATCCTTCACTCCTTCTCTGGCACAGAGACCAACAAGATCTGGCCCTACGTGTACAGCCTGCTGTCCAGCAGGATCCCACCCATCCTCTCGGAGGAGGAGCACTAG